A stretch of Triticum aestivum cultivar Chinese Spring chromosome 1D, IWGSC CS RefSeq v2.1, whole genome shotgun sequence DNA encodes these proteins:
- the LOC123182408 gene encoding NADH--cytochrome b5 reductase 1, translated as MEFLQGQSTETTVAVAVAVVAVAAGAGFLLLRSKKPKGCLDAENFKEFKLVQKRQISHNVAKFKFALPTPTSVLGLPIGQHISCRGQDATGEEVIKPYTPTTLDSDIGYFELVIKMYPQGRMSHHFREMKVGDYMSVKGPKGRFKYQPGQVRAFGMIAGGSGITPMFQVTRAILENPNDNTKVHLIYANVTYDDILLLEELDNMAKNYPDRFKIYYVLNQPPEVWDGGVGFVSKEMIQAHCPAPAADIQVLRCGPPPMNKAMSANLDDLGYTKEMQFQF; from the exons ATGGAGTTCCTGCAGGGGCAGAGCACGGAGACCACGGTGGCCGTCGCGGTCGCCGTCgtcgccgtggccgccggcgccggatTCCTCCTCCTCCGCAGCAAGAAACCCAAGG GCTGCTTGGATGCTGAGAACTTCAAAGAGTTTAAACTTGTGCAGAAGAGACAGATCAGTCATAACGTGGCCAAGTTCAAATTTGCTCTCCCGACACCTACTTCAGTTTTGGGCCTTCCAATTGGCCAACATATAAGCTGCAG AGGGCAGGATGCTACTGGTGAGGAAGTAATCAAGCCTTATACTCCTACTACACTGGATTCTGATATTGGATACTTTGAGCTTGTTATAAAG ATGTATCCCCAAGGAAGAATGTCTCATCATTTTCGTGAGATGAAGGTTGGCGACTACATGTCTGTGAAGGGGCCAAAG GGCCGTTTCAAGTACCAGCCTGGGCAAGTGAGAGCATTTGGAATGATAGCTGGAGGATCAGGCATTACGCCAATGTTCCAA GTCACAAGGGCAATTCTTGAGAACCCAAACGACAATACAAAAGTTCACTTGATCTACGCTAATGTCACATATGACGACATTCTTCTGCTG GAAGAACTGGACAATATGGCTAAAAACTATCCTGATCGCTTCAAGATCTACTATGTCTTGAATCAG CCACCTGAAGTCTGGGATGGTGGTGTTGGGTTTGTATCAAAGGAAATGATCCAAGCTCACTGCCCAGCGCCTGCTGCGGACATTCAG GTATTGAGATGCGGACCTCCTCCGATGAACAAAGCCATGTCTGCAAACCTAGATGACCTTGGGTACACCAAGGAGATGCAGTTCCAGTTCTAG